A section of the Novipirellula caenicola genome encodes:
- a CDS encoding Gfo/Idh/MocA family oxidoreductase gives MDRRNFLTRTAALASIATAAQSAYAVASPRRVGLIGCGWYGKCDLLQLINIEPVEVVSLCDVDSQMLEEAAGLIESRQVSKKRPRTYADYQEMLAEKDLDIVLIATPDHWHALPMIAAVEAGADVYVQKPTGVDVLESRAMLDAARRTGRVVQVGTQRRSTPHLIEAKQKVVDAGLLGDVAFAEVCCYYHMRAKKNPPVIAPPPSLDFDRWTGPAPLRPYNELIHPRSWRAFMEYGNGIVGDMCVHMLDMVRWQLGLGWPRRISSAGGILVDTESIANITDTQTATFDFDDLKVVWTHRSWGSPPDPDFPWAGIIYGSKGTLKLSVQKYEFIPRSGGQKLSGNAVIELDKYPSDQSDAEKWKLELHVASAIRGHMRDFLKAIDDRSKPVADIEQGHISSASCILANNALTLGRTLEFDPQTNTVVGDEEATKLLRRPYRAPYRHPAG, from the coding sequence ATGGATCGCCGAAACTTTCTCACCCGTACTGCTGCGTTGGCCTCGATTGCGACGGCCGCCCAGTCCGCTTACGCTGTCGCGTCGCCGCGTCGTGTCGGATTGATCGGTTGTGGGTGGTACGGCAAATGCGATTTGCTGCAGCTGATCAACATCGAACCGGTCGAGGTGGTGTCGCTGTGTGATGTGGATTCTCAGATGCTCGAGGAAGCGGCGGGGCTGATCGAATCGCGGCAAGTTTCCAAAAAGCGACCTCGGACGTATGCCGATTACCAAGAAATGCTTGCCGAGAAAGACCTCGACATCGTCTTGATCGCCACGCCCGATCATTGGCATGCGTTGCCGATGATTGCGGCGGTCGAGGCCGGGGCTGATGTTTATGTGCAAAAGCCCACCGGGGTGGATGTGCTCGAGAGTCGAGCGATGTTGGATGCCGCTCGACGCACGGGGCGAGTGGTGCAGGTTGGAACCCAGCGACGCAGCACGCCCCATTTGATCGAAGCGAAACAGAAAGTCGTCGACGCCGGATTGCTTGGCGACGTCGCCTTTGCGGAAGTGTGCTGTTATTACCACATGCGTGCCAAGAAAAATCCGCCTGTCATCGCTCCACCGCCATCGTTGGATTTCGATCGTTGGACGGGGCCCGCACCGCTGCGTCCGTACAACGAACTGATTCATCCACGCTCGTGGCGGGCGTTTATGGAATATGGCAACGGTATCGTGGGTGATATGTGCGTTCACATGTTGGACATGGTTCGCTGGCAGCTTGGCCTGGGCTGGCCTCGCCGCATCAGCAGTGCCGGGGGCATCTTGGTCGATACCGAATCGATCGCCAATATCACCGATACGCAAACCGCAACGTTTGACTTTGACGATCTCAAAGTGGTTTGGACCCACCGCAGTTGGGGTTCGCCACCCGATCCCGATTTTCCTTGGGCGGGAATCATTTATGGATCCAAAGGAACGCTGAAGCTAAGTGTGCAGAAGTACGAGTTCATCCCACGCTCAGGCGGCCAGAAATTATCGGGCAACGCCGTCATCGAACTCGACAAATATCCCAGCGATCAATCGGATGCCGAAAAATGGAAATTAGAATTGCACGTCGCGTCGGCGATTCGCGGGCACATGCGGGACTTTCTCAAGGCCATCGATGATCGCTCGAAACCCGTCGCGGATATTGAGCAAGGGCACATCAGCAGTGCTTCGTGTATCCTGGCCAACAACGCACTCACGCTGGGCCGAACCTTGGAATTTGATCCGCAGACGAATACCGTTGTCGGAGATGAGGAAGCGACAAAGTTGCTGCGGCGCCCCTATCGAGCTCCGTATCGACATCCCGCGGGATAA